The following are from one region of the Corallincola holothuriorum genome:
- the nfuA gene encoding Fe-S biogenesis protein NfuA: MISISDTAQTHFSKLLENQPEDTRIRVFVVNPGTPNAECGVSYCPPEAVEEEDLHFDYPLFKVVVDEQSAPFLDEASIDFVTDNLGSQLTLKAPNARMRKVADDASLIERVEYTLQSQINPQLASHGGKVTLIEIDDNGFAVLQFGGGCNGCSMVDVTLKEGIEKELLQTYAGELNGVKDITEHQHGEHSYT, translated from the coding sequence ATGATTTCGATTTCCGATACGGCTCAGACCCATTTCAGTAAGTTACTGGAAAATCAGCCTGAAGATACCCGTATTCGTGTGTTTGTGGTAAATCCCGGCACGCCTAATGCCGAATGTGGGGTCTCTTATTGCCCACCTGAGGCGGTTGAAGAGGAAGATCTTCATTTCGACTATCCTCTATTTAAAGTGGTGGTTGACGAGCAAAGCGCACCATTTCTGGATGAAGCCTCTATCGATTTTGTGACTGACAACCTGGGTTCTCAGTTAACACTAAAAGCCCCTAATGCACGTATGCGTAAAGTGGCTGATGATGCTTCTCTAATCGAGCGCGTGGAATACACCCTGCAATCCCAGATCAATCCACAACTGGCCAGCCACGGCGGTAAAGTGACATTGATCGAGATTGACGATAACGGCTTTGCCGTATTGCAATTTGGCGGCGGTTGTAACGGATGCTCCATGGTCGACGTAACACTAAAAGAGGGGATCGAAAAGGAGCTGCTGCAAACCTACGCAGGCGAGCTTAACGGCGTGAAAGATATCACCGAGCACCAGCACGGCGAGCACTCTTACACCTAA
- the cyoE gene encoding heme o synthase, whose translation MTQVSSRGVLSALMGDAGWRDYYQVTKPKVVMLLLLTALVGACLAVNGLPPAGLLLAAMIGIGLMSSGAAAYNHLLDREIDARMMRTRGRPLVRGQLTAMRCFSFATLISVLGFAVLALWVNMLTAWLTAFSLVGYALIYTLYLKRATPQNIVIGGLAGAAPPLLGWTAMTGNVDPHSLLLVLIVFTWTPPHFWALAIHRRDDYAKVNMPMLPVTHGVAFTKTCILLYTVLLGLVCLLPYLTGMSHELYLLGSSLLNGAFLYYAWRLKFKANSGDAMATFKFSIVHLMLLFIILLTDHYLLA comes from the coding sequence ATGACCCAGGTGAGTAGTCGAGGCGTTTTGAGCGCCTTGATGGGCGATGCGGGCTGGCGTGATTACTATCAGGTGACAAAGCCGAAAGTGGTGATGCTATTACTTCTAACGGCATTGGTTGGCGCATGTTTGGCGGTAAATGGCTTACCGCCTGCCGGACTATTGCTGGCGGCGATGATTGGTATTGGCTTGATGTCGTCTGGAGCGGCGGCCTATAACCACCTGCTGGATCGGGAAATTGACGCGCGCATGATGCGCACGCGGGGACGACCGTTAGTGCGCGGCCAGCTGACCGCGATGCGCTGTTTTAGCTTCGCTACATTAATTTCTGTATTGGGGTTTGCTGTACTGGCGCTGTGGGTGAATATGCTGACTGCCTGGCTTACTGCCTTTAGCTTAGTGGGTTATGCGCTGATCTATACTCTCTACCTGAAACGTGCAACACCACAGAATATTGTCATTGGTGGACTGGCAGGAGCTGCGCCACCGCTGCTTGGCTGGACGGCGATGACAGGCAATGTTGATCCACACAGCCTGTTGCTGGTACTGATAGTTTTTACTTGGACACCACCACATTTCTGGGCACTAGCTATCCATCGTCGAGATGACTATGCCAAGGTAAACATGCCTATGTTGCCAGTCACCCACGGCGTGGCATTTACTAAAACCTGTATTTTGCTTTATACCGTGCTGTTAGGCTTGGTTTGTTTGCTCCCCTATCTGACGGGCATGAGCCATGAGCTGTATTTGCTCGGTAGTAGTTTATTGAATGGGGCCTTTCTCTATTACGCTTGGCGTTTGAAATTTAAAGCAAATAGTGGTGATGCCATGGCCACTTTTAAGTTTTCGATCGTGCATCTGATGTTACTGTTTATTATCCTACTGACAGATCACTATTTATTGGCGTAA
- a CDS encoding polysaccharide lyase: MFIINRKENTDKGHLTSVITFLTAPCRQVLTIAALSVIIGMSSVAHSADSCKLVRDINFNNRSGSFKSYTQAMATADFGTLEKNAAGDVRGLDRPGTTWRARNAVGNGVLRTNYPANIAGGTNSGILFDQKFAAADEAVMQYRIKFGENFEWAAGGKLPGLAGGTGRIPVGCTQNLNTIENGFSARLMWRKRGDLVVYTYFPNRLEPRQGNCGIDYKFAEVEDNRWYTIRQYIKLNTPGQKNGVLRMEIDGEVGLDMRDVEYRISGKSSVKINDFIFHTYRGGGANDTRFHSPNNEYIYMDDFKVWTGCSNPDADIPDETPDNPIPAEPETFSCFAAAKGLDDAKDNFASQCSNFARKDCDQLSANGQQWWVCSSQTIDDEFDQPIANSAGVVDIEAEQYARAIDSTAGNKGNAYRTGNVDIQATEDSGGGFNIGWMAAGETLSYDLLLTKARDYVLELRTASARDSGLISVLVDGETRLSNETIDYTGDFQAYKTLTFNIGELSAGRHDLTIEIHNGPFNLNWLRLTPATDEAPSDQPPEESSNCHQYTGSERTELDLRSTTCVDLPANLADKTLQVWDSDTHKQCNFRGAVESLNGNGMHQIDSNYESTTGLSGTRINFNASNGCEFVKMRLF; encoded by the coding sequence ATGTTCATAATAAATAGAAAAGAAAACACAGATAAAGGGCATCTAACTTCCGTTATCACCTTCTTGACGGCGCCTTGTCGTCAAGTGTTAACCATTGCCGCTCTCTCCGTAATTATCGGTATGTCATCCGTCGCCCACTCGGCCGATAGCTGTAAGCTGGTAAGAGATATCAATTTCAACAACCGTTCCGGTTCATTTAAATCGTACACGCAAGCAATGGCCACAGCAGATTTTGGTACGTTAGAAAAAAATGCTGCTGGCGATGTGCGAGGACTGGACCGCCCCGGAACCACATGGCGCGCCAGGAATGCCGTAGGTAACGGCGTACTGCGCACCAACTACCCTGCAAACATAGCAGGAGGCACCAACAGCGGCATCCTCTTTGATCAAAAATTCGCGGCTGCAGACGAAGCGGTCATGCAATACCGCATCAAGTTTGGTGAAAATTTCGAATGGGCTGCAGGGGGCAAACTTCCAGGACTGGCCGGTGGCACTGGGCGTATCCCAGTGGGATGCACGCAGAACCTAAATACCATTGAAAATGGCTTTTCGGCACGATTGATGTGGCGCAAACGAGGCGATTTAGTGGTGTATACCTATTTCCCTAATCGTTTAGAGCCAAGACAAGGCAACTGCGGTATCGACTACAAGTTTGCCGAAGTAGAAGACAACCGTTGGTACACCATTCGCCAATACATAAAACTGAATACACCCGGCCAGAAGAATGGCGTGCTTCGCATGGAAATTGACGGTGAAGTGGGCTTAGATATGCGCGATGTTGAATACCGCATCTCGGGCAAGAGCAGTGTCAAGATCAACGACTTCATCTTCCATACGTATCGGGGCGGCGGCGCAAACGACACACGCTTTCACTCCCCTAATAACGAATATATTTACATGGATGATTTCAAAGTATGGACTGGCTGCTCCAATCCTGACGCTGATATCCCCGATGAAACACCTGACAACCCGATTCCGGCAGAACCTGAGACATTCAGCTGTTTCGCAGCAGCAAAAGGGTTAGACGATGCTAAAGACAATTTTGCTAGCCAGTGCAGCAACTTCGCACGCAAAGACTGCGATCAGCTCTCTGCCAATGGTCAACAATGGTGGGTTTGCAGCAGCCAAACCATCGACGATGAGTTTGACCAGCCAATCGCAAATAGCGCTGGCGTAGTAGATATCGAAGCAGAACAGTACGCCCGGGCAATCGACAGCACCGCTGGCAACAAAGGAAATGCTTATCGCACCGGCAATGTCGATATTCAAGCCACCGAAGACTCAGGGGGCGGCTTTAACATCGGCTGGATGGCCGCGGGCGAGACCCTTAGCTATGACCTTCTGCTGACCAAAGCAAGAGATTACGTCCTTGAACTGCGCACCGCGTCGGCCAGAGACAGCGGCCTTATCTCTGTGCTGGTTGATGGCGAAACACGGTTGTCCAATGAAACCATCGACTACACCGGAGATTTCCAAGCCTATAAAACGCTAACTTTCAACATAGGTGAGCTATCCGCTGGGCGACATGACCTGACTATCGAGATACATAATGGGCCCTTTAATCTGAATTGGCTGCGTTTAACTCCAGCAACCGATGAAGCCCCTTCCGATCAACCTCCTGAAGAATCAAGTAACTGCCACCAATACACCGGCAGCGAACGCACTGAGCTCGATTTACGCAGCACCACCTGTGTTGATTTGCCTGCTAACTTGGCAGATAAAACCCTGCAGGTTTGGGATAGCGACACCCATAAACAGTGCAATTTCCGCGGCGCAGTAGAGTCACTTAATGGCAACGGCATGCACCAAATAGATAGCAACTACGAATCCACCACAGGGCTAAGCGGTACGCGCATTAACTTTAATGCCAGCAATGGCTGTGAGTTCGTAAAAATGCGCTTGTTCTGA
- the bioH gene encoding pimeloyl-ACP methyl ester esterase BioH — protein MSEQISEAPYLHVETIGKGPDLVMLHGWGLNGAVWQSLTASLSQHYTLHLVDLPGFGDSELLAEYQLPALASHLLAALPERAIWLGWSLGGLVATQVALMAPHRVSHLVLVASSPKFVADGQWPGIKPEVLQQFQTQLKQNFSRTLERFLAIQAMGSPTARDDVKALKQQLMARRDPHPLALSSGLKLLETVDLRSQLADLNLPISRFYGRLDALVPAAAQSLINELCVGNDVCFSKASHAPFISHGELFVAALIDRLGKH, from the coding sequence ATGTCAGAACAAATAAGTGAGGCACCTTATCTTCATGTTGAAACCATAGGCAAGGGGCCCGATCTGGTGATGCTCCATGGCTGGGGGCTCAATGGCGCAGTATGGCAATCGTTAACGGCATCGCTTTCCCAGCACTATACTTTGCATCTGGTTGATCTCCCTGGCTTTGGCGACAGTGAATTGTTGGCTGAGTACCAGTTGCCAGCTCTTGCTAGTCACCTGCTAGCTGCGCTGCCGGAGCGGGCGATTTGGCTGGGATGGTCTTTGGGCGGCTTAGTGGCGACACAGGTGGCGCTGATGGCACCCCACAGGGTCAGTCACTTGGTGTTGGTTGCCTCTAGCCCCAAATTTGTTGCCGATGGCCAGTGGCCAGGGATTAAACCTGAGGTCTTACAGCAGTTTCAAACCCAGCTAAAGCAGAATTTTAGTCGTACCTTGGAGCGCTTTCTCGCGATCCAGGCAATGGGTAGCCCCACCGCTCGCGACGACGTAAAAGCGCTAAAGCAGCAGCTGATGGCGCGGCGAGATCCGCATCCATTGGCTCTCTCCTCTGGCTTAAAATTATTGGAAACAGTCGATCTGCGTTCGCAATTAGCGGATCTGAACCTGCCGATCAGCCGCTTCTATGGTCGTTTAGATGCGCTGGTGCCGGCGGCGGCACAAAGCTTGATTAATGAACTCTGTGTTGGGAATGATGTCTGCTTTAGTAAGGCGTCTCACGCGCCCTTTATCAGTCATGGGGAGCTGTTTGTAGCAGCGCTCATTGATCGTTTAGGAAAGCATTAA
- a CDS encoding SCO family protein — protein MTWYMRIGVVVLLAAAAIGGWFSYQQISKVPEVAVTADLFSPSRSLPAFTLRDQQGSMFTNASLKGHWTLLFLGYTFCPDICPTTMAKMTQVYPQLKQQIPELQMVMISADPKRDSAERLAEYVTYFNPEFIGVSGEHKELFPLTQRMGLVYAMVDATDSDSYTVDHSASMVLLDPNGQMRARFRPESTPGSVPTVSTAQLIDEIPVIVALPNG, from the coding sequence ATGACTTGGTATATGCGGATTGGCGTTGTTGTGCTGCTGGCGGCAGCGGCGATTGGGGGCTGGTTCAGCTATCAGCAGATCAGCAAGGTGCCAGAGGTTGCGGTTACCGCGGATCTGTTTTCGCCATCCCGTAGCCTGCCAGCGTTTACCTTGCGAGACCAGCAAGGGAGCATGTTCACTAATGCTTCACTAAAAGGCCATTGGACATTGCTGTTTCTAGGCTACACCTTCTGCCCAGATATTTGTCCAACCACCATGGCAAAGATGACTCAGGTATATCCGCAATTAAAGCAGCAGATCCCAGAGTTACAGATGGTGATGATCAGTGCTGACCCCAAGCGCGACAGTGCTGAGCGGCTGGCTGAATACGTTACCTACTTTAATCCTGAATTTATCGGTGTTTCTGGTGAGCATAAAGAGTTGTTCCCCCTGACTCAGCGGATGGGACTGGTGTACGCCATGGTGGATGCGACAGACAGTGACAGTTACACCGTCGATCATAGCGCCAGCATGGTGCTACTGGATCCTAATGGCCAGATGCGCGCTCGATTTCGACCCGAGTCTACCCCTGGCAGTGTGCCAACGGTCAGTACTGCCCAATTAATTGACGAGATCCCCGTCATCGTCGCTTTGCCTAACGGTTAA
- a CDS encoding ComF family protein, which yields MIKSIPGLQRLWRQIDLQLNNRCLLCQQPTVRLNHALCACCYQDLPRLPPGCQHCAEPLPQAKQQVCGRCQQHPPHYAKAIACLPYQPPIQGLLAQFKFNGDLACGQLLGSLMACHLRQQEQAALTVNPVLVPVPLHRKRLRQRQFNQSHLLAQVIASKHKLRLDSHLCQRTKNTQSQRELNAKTRKANVRGAFQVTRTLHGQSIAIIDDVMTTGATVNEMAKQLYRAGAAHVEVWCLARAAPPR from the coding sequence ATGATCAAATCAATACCTGGATTACAGCGCTTATGGCGACAAATAGACCTGCAGCTCAACAATCGGTGCCTGCTGTGTCAGCAGCCAACAGTGCGTTTGAACCATGCCCTGTGCGCTTGTTGTTATCAGGATCTACCGCGGTTGCCACCCGGCTGCCAACATTGTGCCGAGCCACTGCCACAAGCTAAGCAACAGGTATGTGGCCGTTGCCAACAACACCCTCCCCACTACGCCAAAGCGATCGCCTGCTTACCCTATCAGCCACCTATTCAAGGGCTACTGGCGCAATTCAAGTTCAACGGCGATCTGGCTTGTGGCCAACTATTGGGCAGCCTAATGGCCTGCCACCTGAGGCAACAGGAGCAGGCCGCACTCACCGTTAATCCCGTTCTCGTACCTGTTCCTTTACATCGAAAACGCTTACGGCAAAGGCAATTTAATCAGTCACATCTATTGGCTCAAGTTATCGCCAGCAAACACAAACTGCGGCTAGATAGTCACTTGTGCCAACGCACTAAAAACACCCAAAGCCAACGAGAGCTGAATGCCAAAACACGCAAAGCGAATGTCCGCGGTGCGTTTCAAGTCACCCGCACGCTTCATGGCCAATCCATTGCCATTATTGATGATGTGATGACCACGGGCGCAACCGTCAATGAGATGGCCAAACAACTCTATCGGGCGGGTGCTGCTCATGTCGAAGTTTGGTGCCTGGCGCGGGCGGCGCCACCTCGTTGA
- a CDS encoding putative metalloprotease CJM1_0395 family protein has translation MNIVMPQMPTVLVNVANPPTDSARRDNQLRELVPQSRELSPYNRETPLGAEKDQSRHISNPLNLSQQYDLSDSARFGRADITEREGGGQQQQDGEKEQQQQQQQAEQQRQAKVEQAELQVIGELRARDLEVKAHEQAHALVGGQYASAPSYSMERGPDGVSYAVSGEVQIDTSEVKGDPEATLQKLETVVAAALAPAEPSSQDRQVAAEASAKIAQLRNDIAQQAINEFENSLRGNESEDDNGYAEPLSTIGVRFFRQPSGDEVDAQQLTDFSPGGPRSLEISQEIRERGSRIQDFYQRQVNALDRSGILATA, from the coding sequence ATGAATATTGTCATGCCGCAAATGCCCACCGTCCTTGTCAATGTGGCGAACCCACCGACGGACTCGGCGCGCCGTGACAACCAGCTTCGAGAGCTTGTCCCGCAATCCCGGGAGCTGAGCCCCTATAATCGCGAAACTCCACTTGGGGCTGAAAAAGATCAATCCCGTCATATCTCCAATCCGCTGAATTTATCTCAGCAATATGATCTGTCTGACTCTGCGCGCTTCGGTCGTGCGGATATTACCGAGCGGGAGGGCGGTGGTCAGCAACAGCAGGATGGTGAAAAAGAGCAACAACAGCAACAACAACAGGCAGAACAACAACGTCAGGCAAAAGTTGAGCAAGCAGAACTGCAAGTAATTGGTGAGCTGCGCGCCCGTGATCTGGAAGTGAAAGCGCATGAACAGGCGCATGCGTTGGTGGGTGGGCAGTATGCTTCCGCGCCCAGCTATTCGATGGAGCGTGGCCCCGATGGTGTCAGTTATGCGGTATCCGGTGAAGTGCAGATCGATACTTCTGAGGTCAAAGGCGATCCTGAAGCGACGTTGCAGAAGTTGGAAACCGTTGTCGCTGCCGCATTGGCGCCCGCCGAGCCTTCATCACAAGATCGTCAGGTGGCAGCCGAGGCCAGTGCAAAAATTGCCCAGTTACGCAATGACATTGCCCAGCAAGCAATTAATGAATTTGAAAACAGCCTGCGTGGCAATGAAAGCGAGGATGACAATGGTTACGCTGAGCCGCTGTCGACAATCGGTGTACGTTTTTTCCGTCAGCCTTCGGGGGATGAAGTGGATGCTCAGCAACTGACCGATTTTTCTCCAGGTGGCCCCCGCAGTTTGGAGATATCACAAGAGATCCGTGAACGTGGCAGTCGTATTCAAGATTTCTATCAACGGCAAGTGAATGCGTTAGATCGCTCAGGCATATTGGCCACCGCTTAG
- the dinF gene encoding MATE family efflux transporter DinF gives MVHPLALRAGHRRVLALALPMVASNISVPLLGLVDTFVIGHMDASYYLGGVAMGAMLISLLFWLLGFLRMSTTGLVAQAHGAKDYSLSLQRLGQAAILALTLAFTLLILQLPIKQLALTVAGGSEQVTHYAGVYFDIRIWSAPAALLNLVLLGWFLGMQDAKAPMWVLLLTNLVNIVFDILFVPVLQWGVAGAAAASVLADYAGLLLALWLFQRKLRRLSVPLPWQGVMDWPMIKGLLALNRDIFIRALMLQLCFAFITLQGARLGDEIIAGNAVLLNFLMLASYGLDGFAYAAEALFGRALGQQRRASAIWVLWISGFWSLMLGLGFALVFWLGGEQIIARLTDITAVRETALLYLPYLIVLPIVACWCFWLDGIFIGATLGKAMRNSMLLSTLGVFFPTWWLLQGAGNHALWSAMLLFMAARGVTLAVMLLKGWRSQRVPFSWAPR, from the coding sequence ATGGTACATCCCCTCGCGCTGCGGGCCGGACATCGGCGGGTGTTGGCCTTGGCGCTGCCGATGGTGGCGTCGAATATCTCAGTTCCTTTGCTGGGGCTTGTTGATACCTTTGTCATAGGTCATATGGACGCCAGTTACTATCTTGGTGGCGTGGCTATGGGCGCAATGCTGATCTCGTTACTCTTTTGGCTACTGGGCTTCCTGCGTATGTCCACCACCGGGTTGGTGGCACAAGCACACGGTGCAAAGGATTATTCACTTTCTCTGCAACGCTTGGGGCAAGCAGCAATATTGGCGCTGACCCTGGCCTTTACGCTGCTGATATTGCAGCTGCCGATTAAACAGCTGGCGTTAACTGTTGCTGGTGGCAGTGAACAGGTGACCCATTATGCCGGTGTCTATTTCGATATTCGTATCTGGAGTGCGCCAGCAGCACTATTGAACCTCGTACTGCTGGGTTGGTTTCTTGGTATGCAGGATGCGAAGGCTCCGATGTGGGTACTGCTCCTGACGAACCTAGTGAACATCGTATTTGATATTCTGTTTGTGCCAGTCTTGCAATGGGGTGTTGCCGGAGCCGCAGCTGCCAGCGTGCTTGCCGATTATGCCGGATTGCTTTTGGCACTATGGCTGTTTCAACGGAAGTTGAGGCGGCTCTCCGTGCCGTTGCCATGGCAGGGGGTGATGGACTGGCCAATGATCAAAGGCCTGCTGGCTCTGAATCGCGATATCTTTATTCGTGCCCTGATGTTGCAACTCTGTTTTGCGTTTATCACCTTGCAGGGGGCTCGCTTAGGCGATGAGATCATTGCTGGCAATGCGGTGCTGCTTAATTTTCTGATGTTGGCGTCCTATGGACTGGATGGATTTGCTTATGCCGCTGAAGCATTGTTTGGCCGAGCACTTGGACAACAGCGTAGAGCAAGTGCGATCTGGGTGCTGTGGATCTCCGGCTTTTGGAGTTTGATGCTGGGGCTTGGCTTTGCCCTAGTGTTCTGGCTAGGAGGCGAGCAGATTATCGCCAGGCTGACTGATATTACCGCCGTACGTGAAACGGCCTTGCTCTATCTTCCCTATCTGATTGTGTTGCCTATCGTTGCTTGTTGGTGCTTTTGGCTGGACGGTATCTTTATCGGTGCGACACTGGGTAAAGCGATGCGCAACAGCATGCTGCTTTCAACATTAGGCGTGTTTTTCCCTACCTGGTGGTTGTTGCAAGGGGCTGGCAATCATGCATTGTGGAGCGCCATGTTACTGTTTATGGCGGCGAGGGGTGTCACGCTGGCCGTTATGCTGCTAAAAGGCTGGCGTTCTCAGCGGGTGCCATTTTCCTGGGCGCCGCGTTAG
- a CDS encoding polysaccharide lyase codes for MKIGIIRPILALILASSAGYASAEVECSIGIVKNWSGERFMLKDIEVTNTGNSNSLWHVNIVFDSDVALTSAWSAKVEDTGQVFTASGNDFNRQLSPGESTDFGIKGVGSFNQVSCQVGEAVIPDEPDLPEGNLVYNEDFESYSLDDEWKSVDDTNIVKECGDGREQCLRVSYAPTSRGSDRLQTKVAIPGGDHYSLVYDILFEDGFEFVRGGKLPGLSPTVHTTGCSPAIANGWSVRPMWRPNGSAQAYYYGQERIERCGDGERSFEGAFVTGRWQQLALEVKLNSTPDAYDGKVVLRVDGEVVSKAEGINLRGTINSDTLINQFFFSTFYGGADSSWAPSKTTYIRYDNIHVIDLSQDADPSIPSEPDEPTEPNEPEQPNEPNEPEQPAEPGDVVAYYTMDDLASGFPTKKEWVTAWSPTKWVNGATEQRLFVDENVHYGPSGKSVRTLYPQGKRTSSDSGAQWHMDINGEYEDMYLSYWVKFDDNFDFVLGGKLPGLSGSVSFTDRTHEWKGRLMWREQGKVEFYTHFAHDRERWWWNTEGFQAQFIPNQWHHVEMHFRMNSAGEYDGLMEGWFDGKKAAYYDGVKFRDADEPNNKITKVFFSTFFGGSSGDRWNATKDEFAWFDEFIISPKRIGYPGPWVE; via the coding sequence ATGAAAATTGGCATCATACGCCCCATTCTTGCGCTCATTTTGGCGTCATCGGCTGGCTACGCTAGCGCCGAGGTAGAGTGCTCGATTGGTATCGTTAAAAACTGGAGCGGTGAACGCTTCATGCTCAAAGATATTGAAGTCACCAACACCGGCAATAGTAATAGCCTGTGGCATGTAAACATCGTCTTCGATAGCGACGTAGCACTGACCAGTGCATGGAGCGCTAAAGTTGAAGACACAGGCCAAGTCTTTACTGCGTCAGGTAATGATTTTAATCGGCAGCTTAGCCCAGGAGAAAGTACCGACTTTGGCATCAAAGGAGTCGGCAGCTTCAACCAGGTGAGTTGTCAGGTCGGAGAGGCGGTTATCCCAGACGAGCCCGACCTACCCGAGGGAAACCTTGTCTATAACGAAGATTTCGAGTCTTACTCGCTAGACGATGAATGGAAAAGTGTCGACGACACAAACATAGTTAAAGAGTGTGGCGATGGACGGGAGCAATGTTTACGCGTTAGCTATGCCCCAACCAGTCGCGGCTCTGACCGTCTGCAAACCAAGGTCGCGATCCCTGGTGGGGATCACTACAGCCTGGTCTATGACATCCTTTTTGAAGATGGTTTTGAATTTGTCCGCGGTGGCAAGCTACCCGGCTTGTCACCAACCGTGCATACCACCGGCTGCTCACCAGCGATCGCAAATGGCTGGAGTGTTCGCCCAATGTGGCGCCCAAACGGTTCAGCACAAGCCTACTACTACGGCCAAGAGCGTATTGAGCGCTGTGGCGACGGCGAGCGCAGTTTCGAAGGCGCATTTGTCACTGGCCGCTGGCAACAACTGGCTCTGGAAGTGAAGCTCAACTCCACCCCAGATGCCTATGACGGCAAAGTCGTACTGCGTGTTGATGGCGAAGTCGTTTCTAAAGCCGAAGGGATTAATCTGCGCGGCACAATTAACAGCGACACGCTGATTAATCAGTTCTTTTTCAGTACCTTTTATGGCGGTGCGGATTCGAGCTGGGCACCCAGTAAAACCACCTATATTCGTTACGACAATATTCATGTCATCGACCTTTCTCAAGACGCAGATCCATCGATCCCCTCTGAGCCGGACGAACCCACAGAACCAAATGAGCCAGAACAGCCAAATGAACCAAACGAGCCAGAACAGCCTGCCGAGCCCGGCGATGTCGTTGCTTACTACACCATGGATGATCTCGCTTCAGGGTTTCCAACCAAAAAAGAGTGGGTAACCGCATGGTCGCCAACCAAGTGGGTCAATGGCGCAACGGAGCAACGTCTGTTCGTCGATGAAAATGTGCATTACGGCCCAAGTGGTAAGTCTGTTCGTACGCTCTACCCTCAGGGCAAACGCACCTCCTCCGATAGTGGTGCCCAGTGGCACATGGATATCAACGGTGAGTACGAAGATATGTACTTATCCTATTGGGTGAAGTTTGATGACAATTTTGACTTCGTACTCGGTGGTAAACTGCCCGGCCTGTCAGGCTCGGTCTCCTTCACTGATCGTACCCATGAGTGGAAAGGTCGGCTGATGTGGCGTGAACAGGGTAAGGTCGAGTTTTACACCCATTTTGCCCACGATCGGGAGCGCTGGTGGTGGAATACTGAAGGGTTCCAGGCACAATTTATCCCCAACCAATGGCACCATGTGGAGATGCACTTCCGGATGAACAGCGCAGGCGAATATGACGGCTTGATGGAAGGTTGGTTTGATGGCAAAAAGGCCGCCTACTATGACGGCGTTAAGTTCCGTGACGCAGATGAGCCTAACAATAAGATCACTAAAGTCTTCTTCAGCACCTTTTTCGGTGGGAGTAGTGGCGACCGTTGGAATGCGACTAAAGATGAGTTTGCCTGGTTTGATGAATTCATCATCTCACCCAAGCGTATTGGCTACCCAGGTCCTTGGGTAGAGTAG